CCATTTCACTGGCAGACGTCCCTGAAATCAGAAACAATAATAGGATTGTGAGCGGGACGGTTGGCAGCCACATAGGCAGAGCCAAAGCACTTCTTTTTGATGCACAAAAATACGACTGCCCACTCCTTCACGAATCCCCGCCCCCTTACCCTAATTATCTTCTATTAAGCCATCTGCCAATCAGCAAGGACACATTAAACATCTGtctttaaaagcattaaagatttaaatacagatctaaggggaaatactataaagtccAGTATAGAACTTTTACTTACATTAGTGGTTTTCTTGTAGTAATCAATCTGATGCACTCCTCTTGCAAGGCCAAAATCTGCAATTTTCATGACATTGTCCTCAGTGACAAGAACATTCCTTGCTGCTAAATCTCTGTGAATGCactgttgagagagagagagagagagagagagagagagagagagagagagatagaaagatagagagaTATTTTGAGTTGACAATTGAGTTGAAAAACACCAGAGGTGTTGCCTGTGGTAAGTAGATAATCATGATTTCACATGAAACCATTAAAGATTCAAATTAGATGAATTaagtattttttctctttttgtcttcAAATTGATGCCTTACTGCTTATATTATACAGGTAATTGGGCTAAATATTTTGGGCTTAAAAATTGGAATTATGTTAAATATTCGTGAAGAAAAGAAATATGTATGGTTTTATCATTGTTTTATGAATTGTACACATTTATGTTAATCCTTGTTGTTTTTACTCCCTGTATGTATGTAAGTAAAACAAAAAGTAGACAAACATGTTCACAGTAAGACTAGTGTTTTGTACCAACAAACCAAATAAGACCTGGACTAAAATGACAATTTCTACATGAGAACTGCTATCTGAAGTTCTCAGGCTCAACATGAAGCAAACTTTTGCAAACGTTTTAAACAAGCCTAACTTTAAATAGACATCATAGAAAAACAATGCAGAGACATTTTCTGATTTAAATGCATGTCATTAAGTTTAGTTTGGTTTTCATTTTAAATAGCAGTGGTATTTGAGGATTGAAAAAGAGGACAAAAAAGGCCCCTGGTTTGTGGCCCTTAATGGAGGGGTTTCAGACGACTGCATTCTTAGCAGGCCACAAAAAGCTAGTAATCTGATCCTGTACACAAGCGGGTCTGAGCGGCTGCTTGCTAACAGATTTATGACAGAGCTAAAAAGGACAAAGCCCACAGAGACAGGATGGACACAGCGGTAAACACAacacaccaccactccactaaggAATGCTTGGCATCATGTGTCACACAAAGGGATGTGTTGATAAGATGGGGGGTGTTCTAACACAAGCTAATTGAGCCCTGCAAGCAACTTACTCTTTTGGAGGCCAGGTACTCCATGCCTCTTGCTACTTGGTAGGCGCAGGACATCAGATCTTTGAAGGTGAGCTGTTCCTCGGGAACCTTGGTCACATCAAATGTGTAGTCCATGCCAGGAGGCCGACGTGCCCGAAGGTATTCCCGTAGGCTGCCCTTAGACGCATATTCAACCAGCACGTAGAGTGGACCTGAATCAGAAATATTTTAAACTGAATTCAATTTAAACGGCCAAATGAGCCAATCAGTAGTCAGAACATGAGGTGCCAAAATGTGTAACTTACCATCTTGTGTGCAAACACCAAGAAGATTTATGATGTTCTTGTGCTTGTCCATCACCTTCATTAGTTCCATCTCAGAAATGAGGTCAGCCAGATCTTTGTCGGTTGCATCATCTgaacaaaaaagtaccaaaaactcCTCCTTAATCCGCAATTCAAAGATGCTCAACACTTTAACATAATGCCAGAATGCACTAACATACCTTTCAGCATTTTAACAGCTACAGTTGTCAAATGATCTTGAGTCTCTTTGTTTATCCCATAAGCCTCGGCTTTCACCACTTGACCAAAGCATCCCTCACCAAGTGGTTTCCCTAAAGTCAAACTGGcatgaaagaattaaaataataagtCAGTTCAGCATCATATGAGAGGATTACAACATTTTTACAACTAAAGTTGCAGGTACTACTTACTTCTCTCTCGGATACTCCCAGTCAGGGTCATAAGGTAGTTCAAACTCCATAACTCCTGCCAGCATTGGGGAACAACTTGAGGAAAGACGAGCCACCCTCATCAGCGAGGCACTTGACTTTCCCGAAGAATTTGACTCTAATGAATACTGTGATAGGGTCCAAAACATACAGAATTAGAATCCAGAATGCTATGCAGAATATCATGTTTTTGGGAAAATACAGTATCATGAGATTTGTTCAATGGTGTCATCTTACCTGGCGGCGTAGAGGAAATTTTGAGAGTTTCTGCACAGGGAGTGTGTCAAAGGGCTCCTGACTGGGATGAACTTGCATACGGCAGAGGACCACAATAACAATGGCCATCACCAGTGCCAGGAAGCCAGACGCATAGATGATGATGTCAGTGTACCTGGCCTCCATGAGGTCCACCTCCTTGGCCACGTCTTCCTCTGTGGAATTCACAAGATTTCAAATAAATCCTAATGCTACATTAAAGTCTTTAAACCAATTTTTATGATTTGTGCCTTCAAATTGTCTAACCTACCTGATAGGACATTAAGCCAAGCAGACTGATGGGAGAAACCAATGGAGTTCCCTGCCAAGCAAGTATATTCTCCAGCATCCTCCATTGTGATATTGGTAAGATATAAAACTTCAACTTCAGACATGTTCAAGCTTCCTGTCTGAAAAGttggaaaaaattatctacatttTAAGCTTCTTACAATTATCTtacattttaagtacattttgcaATATGTTGTAATTACCAAAAATTGCTTAACTTAGAAATACAGTTTAGCAAATGATAATGATGACTTTCTAGAAGTACCTTCACAATCTTGACATAGGGAATTCCATCAGGTCCATAACGGCTGCCATTCATCTCAATGTGCTTCAACCACTGAATATGAGGCTGGGCATCACTGTAGACTTTACAAAGGAACTGGGCATCTCCCCCCACAATGGCTGTAGTGTTTTTGGGTAGGCCAGCTTGCAGAATGGGCCTGTGTGGAGAGCGTTCTGAAAGAAGACATTGGACAGGTCAATACTTCAACCATATCCGCAAAGTCATATATGCATTTCATgagttcactggttcatatagTCCTAAAATGCATTAAGGTAAACATATTTGGTGTGCTGTCTATAACGGAGGGGCTCGAACACAGGACTTGGCTTGAGCTTTGAGCTCCAACCCACATCCCTAACCCCCCCTTACCCTGGACTATCAGACTAAAGCAAAAAATATAaggacaaatattttaaaataattggtaTAGGCTTTTGAAATACAAAGGTGGAGATGTTGAGGTGGATGGATGCCAGAAGAATCACCACAGGTGCAAGGGAAGCAGCCGTTATATATCCTTGGGATATGATTGGCAGGCCTAGATGAATGTACATTTGGAACTTCATATATTATCAGAagtctgtcattctgcctaacatgtcctattgtgttccacggaagcaaaaaagtaatatgagtttggtgcaatttttgagtgaactatccctttaatgtaataaaatggtCAATAGCTCAGAGTATAGATAAGCGGCACATCCTAAGGCTGACCAAAGCTCAGTAATTGGTTCCATTAAGGGTTTTTTAGAGCCAAGCCCGTGTGTTGTGATGCTTTGAAGTCGATGGGCCCTTTATTTCCCCCTGCGCCTGTTCTTCCCCCCATCTGCTGGGACACAGCATTTGACTCTTAACAAACATGTCTGTCACAGGTCAGTTAGAAAATTGGTATGGACGCCTCAACCCACTGCGCTTCCAAACACGTACCATACAGACCAATGCCAGCCCACACCCCGCCCTTCCTTGTTAGGATGATATTTATTGCCCTCTTCCATTGTGGATATTAGATATCTGTGTGGACATCCAGAGCAGCTCGTACAGGATCTCACTGATTTGATGCTTATTGCCTCTGACATGTGCTGACCATGGCAGGCCTGAGATGGCTCCTCGTGGAGCCAGGCGGCTGTCTAGAGCCCTCTTACCCAACACGTCCAGGAGGTAGGTGTGAGTGATGGACCCATATTTGTTCTCCACCACACAACTGTAGTTCCCACGGTCTGACGGAACCACACTCTCCATGACCAGGCTCCAGTGCTGATGTCGCAACTGCGAAACACAAAAGAGCATAGTATAAGAGGGAGTActaacatttattttcagaacaAGCTTAAGTCACTGCTTAGTAATCAAAGGTAGGATAAACCATATTAACCTTGCAATGTTGTATTTAACTTGCAATAATTATCTAaatctacaaccccaattccgaaagattttaataaaaccaaaaaggagtgatttgtaaattatattcaccctttaccATATTTAAAgaactaaaattaaatattacatgacGTTTTTCATAGgtttttttaaatttacagtaatttcaaatcaaatgattgcaacacacACCAAAGAAGGTTGAGATGGGTAATTTAAgattaataacaatttgacgagttgaaataacaaggctaTGTGAAACAAGAGATgtgaaacaggtgaggcaatcatgtcgtAGTATATAGGGAGTCACCAGAagcagcctagtccttcaagagcaaagatcattcaagacttgccaatttgccaacagatgcttcagcaaataatcagtactttcagaacaatgttccccaaagacaaattggaaggattttgggcatttcaccctctacagtgcacaatatcattaaaagattcaaggaatctggtcaaatattGGTAcataaagggcaagacaaaaaccacttctgaatgcacgtgatctctgatccctcagacgtcactgtctttaAAAACATCAGTCATCTGTCAtgaatatcatgaacatgggcttgagaTATATTGGAAAATACCAATCCTTTAACTTTCTAAGGTATATTTATGTTCTTGCACTTTTTAGGGTTAATTTAAACTTGCATAGGTTTCTAtgaccaaaataaatatattttacctTAATGCCACCGATCCTGTGCTCTCCCCGGAATTCCCTGCCATTTTTTAGCCAGCGAATAGTGGGTTGAGGATTCCCTGTGGCAGGGCAACGGAATTTGACAGTGTTTCCGGCTGGGACAGCATATAGCTTCTTCTCCATTCGTTGAGTATGAGTCCAGTATGgtgctaaaaatgcaaaataagtaatGAAACCGATGGTATGATTTGTGTAAGTTATTACATTGTAGTTACAACAAACACTTACCTCTGGAAATGTAGACCTGGTAATTTTCTTTCTCTGGTTCAGCATCATCAAGACCATTGTCCTCATCATCATCTCCTGATCCAACAGCATCTGCAAAGGAGCATGAAGCTTTCAAGTTAtttcatgtaaataaaaaaaaacgggTTATTCATCAATTATCAAGTCCATTTTCTTAATGGTCATCATGTGGCAGAACCTACCTGTCACTGTAATAGTGAAGTTGCGCAGAGCCTCTTTGGTGCCACGAAGCATACACACATACGCTCCTGAGTCTTCATAAGTCACATCTGCAATTTCCATTACTGCGGCTCTTATTTGGATACGAGCACTGTGTTGGACCCCTGTGCCACCCTTGAACCACTGTACAGCTCCAGGACGATTTGTGTCACAACGCAGTTTTAGCACATTTCCAAGCTCTAGAAGtagatgctctgatgtttcttCAGTTGGTTGCTCAGAAACATCTGGAACAAACATACATTTGTTATTACTAATGACTAAAAAATTGAGCTCAAATGAAAATTacaactacactgtaaaaagtaacCTTTGATTAttttacctgatctaacccttaaaattggTTTTGTTGGTatatgtattcaggttgattctgtgatgttaaataatacttttgacaagttaatttagatgttgccACATGAAACCACATTTTTTTTGTCAGTGTACATCAATTGCTCCAGCAGTAAGTATAGTCCTCCCAAACAGACAAAACGTTATGGCATGGCAATGCAGTGCCTAACCTCTTTAGccaattcaaatgaatgggaccAAAAGTCTGCCCTCAAACTGAGACTGAAACTGAGAAGCTAATTAACCTGTCAGGAAATGATGATATAGCAGTCCTGTCTTGGTGGACTGAAGAGGAAGTTAAAGACTAGTAAAAACACTAACGTCTAAATTGCATCAtaactcttgtgtgtgtgttgtcgcAACTGTTCCAAAACTTCAGATTCTTTGAACTCCAAAGGAttcaacaacatttttaaatctcTAAAGTTGCTCCTATGTAACAGAGTTTGCACTTCAGATGATGTCAATATGTCACTTTACGTACGAATATCTACGAATACTTATAAGATGACATTGAACTACAAGTAATGAAAAATATCAGATGGTATAGCCTACCTGGAAGGACTTTCAACCAGGCGGAGCGAGAAGATTGTCCGACTGAGTTTTCTGCCTTGCATACATATTCTCCGGCATCTTCCAAGGAGACATTAATTAAAGGAAGAATGTTGACTTTGGAGATGTTCTCTAGAAGAGGCTACGGGAGGAATACAAATCAAACATTACTCCCTCTTTCCAGAAGACAGAAATATGCACAACCAAGGATCTATAAATCACTTTCTCACCGTAAGAGCTGTAAGAAATTGTGATCCATCGAGCCCCTGCCGATTTCTGTCCCTCTTGAACCACTGGAGACGTGTCGAGGCTGGTTGGTGGAGTTTGCACACCAGCTTTACATGTCCTCCAACCAACACAGTGGTGTTCTCAGGAAAGCCAGGCAGGAGAGCAGGTCGAGCAACTCGGATATCTGGCCAAACAGAGACAAGGAGGTCTTTTTGAGGATTTTACAGATTATTACACCTGTTTTTGATAAGCTGATTACATTTGCAATAATTAGGTaggaaaataaatcaaattaacatAACTGCGCTAATTGCAAACTAGAGACTTTCTCACAGAAATCACTGCTGTTTTGGAGCAAATCAGGCAAACCGAGCCACAAACAAATAAGGGGACAGAAACACAATTCTCAGCTGAGAATGACCTTACTTTGACTTCACAGCAGTGTTCCTTGTGGCAGAGAGGTGAATGCAATACGCATTTGAGTGAAAAACACCCCCTAACCTAGTAATGCCACCTTCAGCACTGAAGCATAACATTCTTCCACCAATACACTAATGAAGTTCACTGAATAAAACTAGGGCCTGGCCACTATCTGACCCTGGAGAGGGTGTGAATGGTCAGCAGAAAAATAAAGGAcaagataaacaaaacacaaacacatgcgcTCACTAAATATAGGCTGAATGGTAGAATTGGATTACTTTAGATGAAAAAACAATACTAAAACTTTGAATTTTGCAGCCTGTGCATATTTGGTAGTGACACAAATTATTATCAGACCtttgaaaatcttttgatttCCATTCAAACAAGTTCAGTTTTACCTACTCCATTTCTCACCACCAATGCTTTTCTGAGTGGCCTTTTTAAGTCTTACACTTGTCAAATGACTTTAATTTCCTTTTCGCAGAAACTTAGTGGGGCATTGTTGAGCTGCACTACAGGGTTTTTCAATCTTTATCACCTTCCTGCTGGATGTAACACACAAGGATCCTTTTAACGAACACTTTGCTCACCAGGACCCACGTGTGTTCCCTTCATTCTCAATAACTCAGATCTTTGCACTCTGTAAGCATATAGACTGTAATAATCATAAACAGCCCATTATCactttttcttaaagggatagctcacgcaaaaatgttaattctctcatcatttactcaccctcatgctatcccagatatgcatgactttcttctgttcaacacaaacaaagatttttagaagaatatttcagttttgtatgtccatacaatgcaagtgaatagcgACCAGaactgaaggtccaaaaagcacacaaaggcggcataaaagtaattcatacgaaTGCTGTTGTGTGCTTTTTtaatcttcaaagttctggccaccattcacttgcactgcatggaccaacagaacggagatattcttctaaaaatctttgtttgtgttcagcagaagaaagaaaagcatagacatctgggatggaatgagggtgagtaaatgatgagagaattttcattttttgtgaactatccctttaatagagcTATGATAATCAGGCACCTGCCTGGCAAGTACAAAACCTCGACAACCCAGTGTTAGTGTAATATCAATAGAAGCAATCAGAGACCCCCCTACCCCCAGCATCCTACAATCCCATGTTACTGGCATTGGGCCAGACAGATTTACACTTCCGAGCCTCAGGGCTTTGGCAGGATCAGGTAGCACTGTTTACAGCTCAAGAAAATACAGGGATTCTTTTACTCTCTAAACGATTACATCCTCTCCAACTTCCCCTGGAGTTAAGTTCTTCACGATCAGCTTCATTTCACTTATGAATGATGCTTTCTTTAGAACACATTCAACACATACTTCAGctggaaaaaaatgtatttggctcACTTTCTGGAATTTAGAGCAATGATCAATGAAGTCAGCTTCAATTAAAAGAACTTACCTTTTAGAAAATGaatatggaaaataaataaataatactaaaaGATGAATTTGGGTTTGATACAGAAAGTATTTCttatatgttcaaatgaaaatgtttacttAAATCCTTACCCTTTGCCCGTACTTCCCCTGATATTAGGCTTCTTGCAAACACCAATTTCGTGAAGCAGATGGTAAAATAAACCTTAAAGATGAACCTCAACATCTTGCTGAGGTAATGTGTGTGCTGTGGTGTGTGGAAGACAGCTGGTCAGCTTCAAATGCTGACTCCAGGCATTAGCAACCTCAGTGTAGTCCCAAACCTGAGAGAAAAACAGCTGAATTACAATTCACACAGGTCAAAATCATATAAAGCTATTGTGAAagacaaacatttaaaatgacaaaaatgcataATGCATTGCACATCCCAACCCACTCCACACAAAAACGAATTGGAAGATTTTGTACACTTACATCATTGTTGGACATGACTGTCCAACTCCCTTCTCAATATGAATAACTCTCAGGTACGAATGAACAGCAGTTAAGGGCAGTTGTGTATGAATGGAACCTGTACACAACGTGCGTTTAATTTCTGTAAATACAGTCCGGAACACCGATGTCTGGGGAATAACTAATTGCCCAAATAAGGCAAACCGaacagatattttattttaaagtaggCTACTTATAGACCTAATTTAAAGATATCTTTGGACGCATTTCCcgtaccaaaaaataaataaataaaaaagttcccGCCTCATTTACTTACACATTACGGCGTTATTCAAACAACAATTATTTTACTCAGCATGAAAAGTAAATAAGAGCAAACGTCAAGCTCTCTATGTACGATGAGTCACATGTGTTATAAAAACATTCGAGAATTTCGCACCAGAGTGAGAGTTTGATAAATAAATCCCTTTACAATCGTGAAACCCATTCAGAACGCAAGTAGCTAACCCTAAACCGAGCCAGATGATATCTAAAGAACATGAACGTAACCTCAGATGGATTTGAACTCAATCAAGAACTCGCATTGCATGAATTAATGGTAGGTTATTTTAAACTAAATTCAGAACCCAAACTAAGTTTAAGTGGCCCGTGATGTTAAAAATATGGTATGTAAACAAGATattgtaaaatacaataaaataaaatatgtataattaaaaattCAGTCTATAAATGTTAGCCTATTAAATTAGTAGGACTTGTTAATTGcccaaaataaaagcaattttggACCCAATtatactaaatgacaaaaaataaaaataaataataattacatattacCTATTTTCTTGTGTCCCCTTAATCGGTCGGTATGATAAGGCACCAGCAGTACTTATTTCCCTTGAATCGGGGTGTCCCTCGAGACACTCATGCGTCCCTTCTTGTTCACTCTCTCAGAATTATCTATCCTTGGAAATCaaatgagcaacttttggaaagcCTGAGTTACTCTTGTAAATCCATCCTAACCAAAAGCAATTtgtaaactgaaatatcacacggGTAAGACTAGTTTTCGGATTCAAAGTCCAGTTCTGCTCGATGAGGTTCGCGTTGTCTCGCGCTGCGCTCGTGCAGAAGGGCAACAGCGCTCCAAAAAAGCGATATATCCACAACAAATAATTTAGACCCGAAGGTGTCTTCTTTCTTCTCAAaaggtaaaacataaaataaaacagtctTTAGAATGTGCAAAGGAAGCAATCTGATATGAGTAGCAAACACATTGTAGCGTCACTCCGTGTTCGTTCACATCAATAATGTAATTAGTGCGCAGTGACAGCGGAGAAGATGAGATTTCTTAACGCTCTGCTCAAGCGTCTGCTCTCTCTCGTGGGTTCCTCTTGAATGACTTGCTCCACGCACCTTAAGTGAGTTTAAAACTGAAGAGCAGAAGAGTTTGCATTTGGCAACTCTTTGCTTACACGCTCATGAGCAAAGCAAGCGTCTCACTGGCAGTCGGAGACAACACCACTCTGAGGGGAAGGTTCACAACAATGGGCTAAAACCAGGGGCAGAGGGGGAAGGGGGGTGTTGAAACCCCCACCCACAAAAACAAATCACCATTTAGGCAGAGCCTAGCAacgatagagagacagacagatagacagacgataaataaacagacagatagatagatatttcttaatattgtacattattttgtattaaatcTGTTTTAAGTAATTAAATCCCACATTAGGCTAATCTGGTAAATAGAGTGACTAACTCCTAAATAATACCTAAATAATACTTAAGATTTATTGCATTGTAAACGAGCAGGGAAAACCAATTAGGCATGAAGGCCCTCGTTGTATTTAACAACTGTAAATGACACATTTCCTTAATTACATAATTGTGCTACCTTTCCCGCTAATCCTATATGTCGTGACGTCACAATGCGCGGGTAAATGATTTATTAGTCACCGATGTCAGAAGAGTCTTTTGAAGACTTCGCgcggtttttcttttcttttcttttctgagatAAGGACAAGTGAGTACATTGTCATCGTGAAAATAAATAACGTGTTGCAGGTGCTAACTTTATTTTATGTGGAGATTCCAAAAACTTTGATTGACAATTTGCCAGGACAATGCAGGTGTCGTAATGACTTGAAGCTCAATGCTGAGAAAGTTGGTCTAGTGCTTTACGGATCTGAGGGGAAGACTTTGTCTGAAATGCTCCCCGCTTGCCTCATTCATCACCGGTATGTGGCATATAGCCCCGCGGTCAACTTTCTCCGAGAAGAGCCACTGCCAGCCATCAAAATTACGTCAATTACATCGGCATGCGACTGATAAGGAACATCATACGAATGATTATCATTCATCTCATTAAAGTCTTAACATTCCTAACTTCATGACAAAAATATCACTTAAATCTCTTACAGTAAAACACCTGTCCAAATATTATCTATATTTTTACTCCCAAAATATGTAGCCTACTTATATTCCCAAAATGTTTCAGTATTTCTTAGGCTACTattgacaaaaa
The Xyrauchen texanus isolate HMW12.3.18 chromosome 34, RBS_HiC_50CHRs, whole genome shotgun sequence DNA segment above includes these coding regions:
- the fgfr4 gene encoding fibroblast growth factor receptor 4, coding for MLRFIFKVYFTICFTKLVFARSLISGEVRAKDIRVARPALLPGFPENTTVLVGGHVKLVCKLHQPASTRLQWFKRDRNRQGLDGSQFLTALTPLLENISKVNILPLINVSLEDAGEYVCKAENSVGQSSRSAWLKVLPDVSEQPTEETSEHLLLELGNVLKLRCDTNRPGAVQWFKGGTGVQHSARIQIRAAVMEIADVTYEDSGAYVCMLRGTKEALRNFTITVTDAVGSGDDDEDNGLDDAEPEKENYQVYISRAPYWTHTQRMEKKLYAVPAGNTVKFRCPATGNPQPTIRWLKNGREFRGEHRIGGIKLRHQHWSLVMESVVPSDRGNYSCVVENKYGSITHTYLLDVLERSPHRPILQAGLPKNTTAIVGGDAQFLCKVYSDAQPHIQWLKHIEMNGSRYGPDGIPYVKIVKTGSLNMSEVEVLYLTNITMEDAGEYTCLAGNSIGFSHQSAWLNVLSEEDVAKEVDLMEARYTDIIIYASGFLALVMAIVIVVLCRMQVHPSQEPFDTLPVQKLSKFPLRRQYSLESNSSGKSSASLMRVARLSSSCSPMLAGVMEFELPYDPDWEYPRENLTLGKPLGEGCFGQVVKAEAYGINKETQDHLTTVAVKMLKDDATDKDLADLISEMELMKVMDKHKNIINLLGVCTQDGPLYVLVEYASKGSLREYLRARRPPGMDYTFDVTKVPEEQLTFKDLMSCAYQVARGMEYLASKRCIHRDLAARNVLVTEDNVMKIADFGLARGVHQIDYYKKTTNGRLPVKWMAPEALFDRVYTHQSDVWSFGVLMWEIFTLGGSPYPGIPVEELFKLLKEGHRMDKPSNCTHELYMKMRECWHAVPTQRPTFKQLVEELDRVLVSISDEYLDLSTPFEQYSPSCEDTSSSCSSDNDSVFTHDALSTDPCLLGYHDVCSRMDLKTTIR